One genomic segment of Hydra vulgaris chromosome 14, alternate assembly HydraT2T_AEP includes these proteins:
- the LOC136091020 gene encoding uncharacterized protein LOC136091020 yields MGRPTDVYPYPTEYLNDHDYALPVGKDFLVSETNDVEDLQIFINTPKRLLKRPLLLKHRKRLLSKFSLKSQAEFNWDRVCHSDRLIKFYTGCTKKVFMFLISKGEKKYDKLCYYKGKLSQTFKSKQKKLEKPGRKSTITIQDEILLMCIKLRLDLAIQDLAFRFSISQSHCSSILTTWITYFGNKLKPLLLWPTREANLLYKARHFSGKLHNVEGIIDCTEQKIQRPSNAKAQYQTFSTYKSSNTLKKLVVTTKTGSFSFISKAYGGQASDRHITEDCNVINMFSEGSLCLADRGFNIQDLLLEKKVVLVCPPFKK; encoded by the exons atgggACGACCTACTGATGTTTATCCTTACCCTACTGAGTATTTAAATG ATCATGATTATGCTTTACCTGTTGGAAAAGATTTTCTTGTATCTGAAACAAATGACGTGGAAgacttacaaatatttattaacactCCTAAAAGACTACTTAAAAGACCTTTGTTATTAAAACATCGAAAACGTTTGTTGAGTAAGTTTTCATTGAAGTCACAAGCAGAGTTTAATTGGGATAGAGTATGCCATTCCGATaggttaataaagttttatactgggtgcacaaaaaaagtattcatgtttttaattagtaaagGGGAAAAAAAGTATGACAAACTATGCTACTACAAGGGGAAACTTTCACAAACTttcaaatcaaaacaaaaaaaactagaaaagcCTGGAAGAAAAAGCACTATAACAATCCAGGATGAAATTCTGCTAATGTGCATAAAACTGCGATTAGATTTGGCTATTCAAGATCTAGCATTTAGATTTTCGATTTCCCAGTCTCATTGTTCAAGTATCTTAACAACCTGGATTACTTATTTTGGAAATAAGTTAAAGCCTCTTCTTTTATGGCCCACACGAGAAGCAAATTTATTGTATAAAGCAAGACATTTTTCTGGAAAGTTACACAATGTAGAAGGTATAATAGACTGCACTGAGCAAAAAATTCAGAGACCATCAAATGCAAAAGCACAGTATCAAACATTTAGTACTTATAAAAGTAGTAACACATTGAAAAAGTTAGTTGTTACAACAAAAACTGGTTCTTTCAGTTTTATCTCTAAAGCTTACGGTGGCCAAGCTTCAGATAGACACATTACAGAGGACTGCAATGTTATTAACATGTTTTCTGAAGGTTCTTTGTGCTTGGCGGACAGAGGTTTCAATATCCAAGATTtgcttttggaaaaaaaagtggTATTAGTTTGTccaccttttaaaaaataa